A portion of the Nitrospira defluvii genome contains these proteins:
- a CDS encoding sigma 54-interacting transcriptional regulator gives MSTATRLFVRNVWLQALVMALCALLVSQLIWTAAPATFHAIEWAPYDTWIRLRPHPAPDPHLLLVTRDPAGDHQFGAGQWDRSLAATLITALHDAGATAIGIDIPLDLPSPPNLGGAVSDALLIEAAKSAGTVAYPAVLAPAIDQEGPSPMMPPQHLVPGKSTLQPVLDLDRVVRRGLLYHGSGSSELPSLGLSLAAGVWQVPLERIERRSGSIRLPHAQIGGGATGDVTIPVDRQGRLLLNFTGPQSLAPIPSATILDIFRLIEQKDNDRLVALVNGKAVLLTTQPRPQPERTVPSGEDTTDMLLQAQLLHTLLTQDWIRELTPWQRGVLAFVLSVGVAWAAFRWTDWRGILLGSGLLLVYLAVAVISLALLRLVLPFVMPVTAALLLLVAGSLLGQIVATRRLVLLEQDMLSVQQQLVAVREALIYQETAVESLEEDLESARTSMSHSASKAAESATLAADLQRMLAEAQAQEEATRQRMDALEGQLHNLRAATISAAPLRNIEQEQLRRECEQSGIVTNDPAMLTMFRDLKKGARSPVTVLITGEAGTGKELCARAVHRLSPRAAKPFVAVNMAAISPELFESELFGHVRGSFTGAHADRKGYFELAHLGTIFLDEIGDLRLDHQSKLLRVLQDRTFYRVGATSPTTVDVRIVAATNKDLQRGVSEGWFREDLYFRLKGLVLHLPPLRERTADIPLLAEVCLREAAQKSHQPPMPLSGEALEALTTQSWKGNVRELRQCLEQAVALAEGALITASDLRLPGTSTSVADTPTAAALLPDSAGDLAVLNQLRRNRFDMQATARALGWDRSTVTQRLKGLCFQALVESAGDQAKAASALAGAPSLLRTVELKLMDYRAHLMDTIAPFADVEEALVDCKRRFKNLPERHFRFVETLVRRHFESQA, from the coding sequence ATGAGCACCGCCACCCGCTTGTTCGTCAGGAATGTCTGGCTACAAGCTCTGGTCATGGCTTTGTGCGCCCTCCTCGTGAGCCAATTGATCTGGACGGCGGCCCCTGCCACGTTCCACGCGATCGAATGGGCCCCGTACGACACCTGGATCCGACTCCGCCCCCATCCGGCACCCGATCCACACCTGCTCCTCGTCACCAGAGATCCGGCCGGCGACCATCAGTTCGGCGCGGGCCAGTGGGATCGCAGCCTGGCAGCCACCCTCATCACCGCGCTGCATGACGCCGGCGCAACCGCCATCGGCATCGATATTCCGCTCGATCTCCCGAGTCCGCCCAACCTTGGAGGCGCCGTGAGCGACGCGTTGCTGATCGAGGCAGCCAAGTCGGCCGGCACCGTCGCCTATCCAGCGGTCCTAGCCCCGGCTATTGACCAGGAGGGGCCCTCACCGATGATGCCGCCGCAGCACCTCGTGCCGGGGAAGAGCACATTGCAACCGGTGCTCGATCTCGATCGGGTGGTACGCCGGGGCCTGCTCTATCATGGCAGTGGATCCAGCGAGCTCCCCTCGTTGGGCCTCTCCTTGGCCGCCGGCGTCTGGCAGGTTCCGCTTGAACGCATTGAACGGCGATCCGGCTCCATACGGCTACCTCACGCACAGATAGGGGGCGGCGCCACGGGCGACGTGACGATCCCCGTCGATCGTCAGGGTCGTTTGCTGCTGAACTTCACGGGACCGCAATCCCTGGCGCCGATCCCCTCCGCCACCATTCTCGACATCTTTCGACTGATCGAACAGAAGGACAACGACCGCCTGGTCGCCCTGGTCAACGGCAAAGCAGTTCTCCTGACGACACAACCGCGCCCTCAACCGGAACGGACGGTGCCGTCCGGCGAAGACACGACCGACATGCTGTTGCAAGCACAGCTCCTTCACACGCTCCTGACCCAGGACTGGATCAGGGAACTTACTCCGTGGCAACGAGGCGTCCTCGCATTCGTCCTCTCCGTCGGCGTGGCCTGGGCTGCCTTCCGGTGGACCGACTGGAGAGGGATCCTGCTGGGCTCAGGCTTGCTGCTCGTCTATCTGGCGGTCGCAGTGATCAGTCTCGCCCTCCTCCGATTGGTCCTACCCTTCGTAATGCCGGTCACCGCTGCCCTGCTCCTGCTCGTGGCCGGCAGCCTGCTCGGCCAAATCGTGGCGACCCGACGCCTGGTGCTGCTCGAACAGGACATGTTGTCGGTGCAACAACAGCTGGTCGCGGTGCGGGAAGCATTGATCTATCAAGAAACGGCCGTGGAGAGTTTGGAAGAAGACCTCGAGTCCGCTCGCACCAGCATGTCCCATTCCGCATCCAAAGCAGCCGAATCGGCAACACTCGCCGCCGACCTGCAACGCATGCTCGCCGAGGCACAGGCGCAGGAAGAAGCGACAAGGCAACGGATGGACGCGCTTGAGGGGCAACTGCACAACCTGCGGGCCGCCACGATCAGCGCAGCGCCCTTGAGGAATATCGAGCAGGAGCAGCTGCGGCGCGAATGCGAACAATCCGGGATCGTCACCAACGACCCGGCGATGCTCACGATGTTTCGGGATCTCAAAAAGGGGGCCCGCTCGCCGGTCACGGTCCTGATCACCGGCGAAGCGGGAACCGGCAAAGAGCTCTGTGCCCGCGCGGTGCATCGATTGAGCCCCCGCGCCGCAAAACCCTTCGTTGCCGTCAACATGGCGGCTATCTCTCCCGAGCTCTTCGAAAGCGAACTCTTCGGCCATGTGCGCGGGAGTTTCACCGGGGCACACGCAGACCGCAAAGGCTATTTCGAACTCGCCCATCTGGGCACCATTTTTCTCGACGAGATCGGCGACCTCCGGCTCGACCACCAGAGCAAACTCTTGCGGGTGCTGCAGGACCGGACCTTCTATCGTGTCGGGGCCACCAGTCCCACCACGGTCGATGTCCGCATCGTCGCCGCTACCAATAAGGATCTGCAGCGCGGAGTCTCGGAAGGGTGGTTTCGCGAAGATCTGTATTTTCGACTCAAGGGGCTCGTCCTGCACCTGCCGCCCCTTCGCGAGCGCACCGCAGACATTCCGCTGCTGGCCGAAGTCTGTCTGCGAGAGGCCGCACAGAAGAGCCATCAACCCCCGATGCCGCTCTCAGGGGAAGCCCTGGAGGCGCTCACCACGCAATCGTGGAAAGGCAACGTACGGGAGTTGCGCCAATGCCTTGAACAGGCGGTGGCGCTGGCCGAGGGGGCGCTCATCACGGCGAGCGATCTCCGACTGCCCGGCACGTCGACTTCGGTCGCGGACACACCCACCGCAGCAGCGTTGTTGCCGGACTCGGCCGGCGACCTGGCCGTCCTGAACCAATTGCGTCGAAACCGGTTCGACATGCAGGCCACGGCCAGGGCCCTGGGCTGGGATCGCAGCACGGTCACCCAACGACTGAAAGGGCTCTGCTTTCAGGCGCTCGTGGAATCGGCGGGGGACCAGGCCAAAGCCGCCTCGGCCCTGGCGGGAGCCCCCTCACTCCTGCGCACCGTCGAACTGAAGCTGATGGACTACAGGGCGCACCTCATGGATACGATCGCGCCCTTCGCCGATGTGGAGGAGGCGCTGGTCGACTGCAAACGGCGATTCAAGAACCTTCCCGAACGGCACTTCAGGTTCGTCGAAACCCTCGTGCGACGACATTTCGAGTCACAAGCGTAA
- a CDS encoding HIT family protein gives MTNAGCKACLGTWPRQDHFIADCGLTRAYLHDDQFFPGWTVLVLTRHATELFHLSRDARSRLIEEVAQVAALLAEEWHAVKINYELLGNQLPHIHWHLIPRLSQDPAPLEPVWRIAHEPVRLEGDALASMIDRMRTRWPTHCDDRPPQA, from the coding sequence ATGACCAACGCCGGCTGCAAAGCCTGTCTCGGCACCTGGCCCAGACAGGACCATTTCATCGCCGACTGCGGCCTCACGCGGGCCTATCTCCACGACGACCAGTTCTTTCCAGGCTGGACCGTGCTCGTCTTGACTCGCCACGCGACGGAACTCTTCCACCTCTCCCGCGACGCACGCAGTCGCCTCATCGAAGAAGTCGCCCAGGTCGCCGCCCTCCTGGCCGAGGAGTGGCATGCGGTGAAGATCAACTATGAATTGCTCGGCAATCAGCTGCCCCATATCCATTGGCATCTGATCCCGCGCCTCAGTCAGGACCCGGCCCCACTCGAACCGGTCTGGCGCATCGCGCATGAACCGGTCCGGTTGGAAGGGGATGCCCTGGCCTCCATGATCGACCGCATGAGAACGCGCTGGCCGACACACTGTGACGACAGGCCACCGCAAGCCTGA
- a CDS encoding tetratricopeptide repeat protein produces the protein MFLQRVAFGRWVLLISVTLPLQSLPVSAQDAPSPNPTIETVQTESPIAEPPPPADSTPQEAVRVEPLPSEPAPPPPPASPSPPPAPPIVVPTPIPLTPLEVLAQARQALHAEPDAQEPRLTLGRTLFQLGDTDGAIDEYRTALRFHPTVAQAHLDLGTALMAKQDWRTAMTELQEAARLDPTLVQAHYSMGTIHYTRGNIQSAIKAYQEALRLKPDFAEAHYRLGLVLKMAGRDKDAAQELEAAALAGLAKAQYFLGNAYRSGQGVEKSQLMAITWWAQAFEQGLPEASQALTQLRRLAAVKGTLQTKQSKAAAEAFKNYCDQLWLDFPDLDRDQPTQTVGTTLLKQGRTAEALPVLLREAYALNEISHATLVQLYEQGLDGQLPPHGQWILSYLESTAADGAIPSRMALARIYAKGLGLAPDLARAKSYLKGLPREDVKRILDDAASEPPKP, from the coding sequence ATGTTCCTGCAACGCGTCGCCTTTGGACGGTGGGTCCTGCTCATCAGCGTCACGTTGCCGCTCCAGTCCCTGCCGGTCAGTGCGCAAGACGCGCCCTCTCCCAATCCAACAATCGAAACCGTCCAAACCGAATCGCCGATCGCCGAACCGCCGCCACCGGCTGACAGCACGCCGCAGGAAGCCGTTCGAGTCGAGCCGCTTCCGAGTGAACCAGCGCCTCCGCCGCCGCCCGCTTCGCCGTCGCCCCCTCCGGCACCGCCGATCGTTGTACCGACGCCAATTCCGCTGACACCACTGGAGGTGCTTGCGCAGGCTCGCCAAGCCCTGCATGCCGAACCCGACGCCCAGGAACCGCGACTCACGCTGGGCCGCACGCTCTTTCAGCTGGGCGATACCGATGGCGCCATCGACGAGTACCGAACCGCCTTGCGCTTTCATCCCACGGTTGCACAGGCCCATTTAGATCTCGGCACGGCGCTCATGGCTAAACAAGACTGGCGAACCGCCATGACGGAGCTGCAGGAAGCGGCTCGCTTAGATCCCACCCTCGTGCAAGCCCATTACAGCATGGGCACGATTCACTACACCCGTGGCAACATTCAATCCGCCATCAAGGCCTACCAGGAGGCGTTGCGGCTGAAGCCGGATTTTGCCGAGGCCCATTACCGGTTAGGTTTGGTCCTGAAAATGGCGGGGCGCGACAAGGACGCGGCGCAAGAGCTGGAAGCGGCCGCACTGGCCGGTCTCGCCAAGGCGCAGTACTTCCTGGGAAACGCCTATCGCTCAGGGCAGGGGGTTGAAAAGAGTCAGCTCATGGCCATCACCTGGTGGGCGCAGGCGTTCGAGCAGGGGTTGCCGGAGGCCTCACAGGCTCTGACCCAGCTCAGACGGCTGGCGGCGGTAAAGGGTACCCTACAGACGAAACAATCGAAGGCAGCGGCTGAAGCGTTCAAGAACTATTGCGACCAACTCTGGCTGGATTTTCCCGATCTCGACCGGGACCAGCCGACACAAACGGTCGGGACCACTCTTCTCAAACAGGGCCGCACCGCCGAGGCCCTGCCGGTGCTGTTGCGTGAAGCCTATGCACTCAACGAGATTTCCCATGCGACCCTCGTACAATTGTACGAACAGGGGCTCGATGGCCAACTGCCGCCCCATGGCCAATGGATTCTGAGTTACCTGGAATCGACCGCCGCCGACGGCGCGATACCATCCCGCATGGCTCTCGCCCGCATTTACGCCAAGGGCCTGGGCTTGGCCCCTGATCTCGCAAGGGCCAAGAGCTACCTGAAAGGTCTCCCACGGGAGGACGTCAAACGCATCCTCGACGACGCCGCCTCCGAGCCGCCGAAACCGTAG
- a CDS encoding OmpA family protein → MQKSPTATATVSAGPVAPTIMGPEKDMKDVYILSGLVGFLAIVVAAFWYYSQADEAAHSNRSAEALNSAQVSQVLKDSTEQMPVIASVPTTRVEMAPLASRSTDILHDDISFEVGRKGLTDDGKAALQRHAEFLKNEPDWGVLVQGYTDQQGSMSFNKILGLKRAETVKQQLIALGVPETAIRTVSLGEEGALCIDKSDVCRRMNRRVHLEMRKIGLEHMVSAPLATESLTDSLADNVDRFTETETVDPIGEIPASASVETDPAATAVDSSTGN, encoded by the coding sequence ATGCAGAAATCCCCCACAGCCACAGCCACCGTCAGCGCCGGACCAGTCGCCCCGACCATCATGGGACCGGAGAAGGACATGAAGGACGTCTACATCCTGAGCGGATTGGTCGGATTCCTCGCCATCGTGGTCGCCGCCTTCTGGTACTACTCTCAGGCCGACGAGGCCGCTCATAGCAACCGCTCAGCCGAAGCACTCAACAGTGCGCAGGTGTCACAAGTCCTCAAGGACTCGACCGAGCAGATGCCGGTCATAGCGTCCGTCCCAACCACCAGAGTTGAGATGGCTCCTCTGGCGAGCCGAAGCACGGACATCCTGCACGACGATATCTCGTTCGAAGTCGGCCGCAAGGGGTTAACCGACGACGGCAAGGCCGCCTTGCAACGCCATGCAGAGTTCCTGAAGAACGAACCAGACTGGGGCGTGTTGGTTCAGGGGTATACCGATCAACAGGGTTCGATGAGCTTTAACAAAATCCTCGGCCTCAAGCGTGCGGAAACCGTCAAGCAACAGCTGATCGCGCTGGGCGTGCCGGAAACGGCGATTCGCACCGTCAGCCTGGGTGAGGAAGGCGCCCTGTGCATCGACAAGAGCGATGTCTGCCGCCGGATGAACCGACGGGTCCACCTGGAGATGCGAAAGATCGGCCTGGAGCATATGGTGAGCGCACCCCTCGCCACTGAATCCCTGACCGACTCACTCGCCGACAATGTCGATCGTTTCACCGAGACGGAGACCGTCGATCCGATCGGCGAGATCCCGGCCTCCGCTTCAGTCGAAACCGACCCCGCAGCAACCGCCGTCGACTCGAGCACCGGCAACTAA